From Acidipropionibacterium acidipropionici, one genomic window encodes:
- a CDS encoding D-2-hydroxyacid dehydrogenase has protein sequence MSRRQRVAVLSQAGMPDQIAHLDGRVDLTVCTEEGLADELTRCDVLLLWDFFSRAVRPSWSDRATVRWIHVPAAGVDKMLFDELIDSDVVVTNARGTFDRPIAEYVLGLVLRHYKQFGLTQRLQDSHDWRHREPRTMAGSTALVIGTGPIGRATAALLSAAGMRVTASGRTRREDPELGTVLATEELPEQICGFDVVVLLAPLTDQTRSLMSADLLARMRRGSYLINVGRGELLDQNALETMLRSGSGPLAGAALDAFDDEPLPPGSSLWTVPGLFVSPHMSGDDVGWRDRLADQFIDNLNRWLADEPLVNVVDKHLGYIPGAT, from the coding sequence TGGCAGTGCTCTCACAGGCCGGCATGCCCGACCAGATCGCCCACCTCGACGGTCGGGTCGACCTGACCGTCTGCACCGAGGAGGGCCTGGCCGACGAGCTGACCCGCTGCGACGTCTTGCTGCTGTGGGACTTCTTCTCCCGTGCGGTCCGGCCCTCGTGGAGCGACCGCGCCACGGTGCGCTGGATCCACGTGCCGGCCGCCGGCGTCGACAAGATGCTCTTCGACGAGCTCATCGACTCCGACGTCGTCGTCACCAATGCGCGGGGAACCTTCGACCGGCCGATCGCCGAGTACGTCCTGGGCCTGGTCCTGCGCCACTACAAGCAGTTCGGCCTCACCCAGCGCCTCCAGGACAGCCACGACTGGCGGCACCGCGAACCCCGCACGATGGCCGGCTCCACAGCCCTGGTGATCGGCACCGGGCCCATCGGCCGAGCCACTGCCGCGCTGTTGAGCGCCGCCGGGATGAGGGTCACGGCGTCCGGCCGCACCCGCCGCGAGGACCCCGAACTCGGCACCGTCCTGGCCACCGAGGAGCTGCCCGAGCAGATCTGCGGCTTCGACGTCGTCGTCCTGCTGGCGCCCCTCACCGACCAGACCCGCAGCCTCATGAGCGCCGACCTGCTGGCCCGGATGCGCCGCGGCTCGTACCTCATCAACGTCGGCCGCGGAGAACTCCTCGATCAGAACGCGCTGGAGACCATGCTGCGATCCGGGTCGGGACCCTTGGCCGGTGCCGCGCTCGACGCCTTCGACGACGAGCCGCTGCCTCCCGGCAGCTCCTTGTGGACGGTGCCCGGGCTCTTCGTCTCCCCGCACATGTCCGGCGACGACGTCGGCTGGCGCGATCGGCTGGCGGATCAGTTCATCGACAACCTGAACCGGTGGCTCGCCGACGAACCCCTCGTCAACGTCGTCGACAAGCACCTCGGCTATATCCCCGGAGCCACTTGA
- a CDS encoding amidase has translation MTIEYAQVRDLSIHRIREGYETGQFTPEEIAAAHLDQIGSGDPCNAFCLVDPDETMRMAAQSTARWQAGKPLGNLDGVPVTLKDALLTKGWPMLKGSWLNDADGPWTEDAPSVARLREAGAVFLGKTTTPEFAWKGVTDSDRTGITRNPWNLERASGGSSGGAAASAAQGIGAVAMGSDGGGSIRIPASFCGVVGLKATFARVSAYPASPFGQLSHVGPLARRAADIAEVMDVITGYDPRDPDAAWDARSDFRAGLEHILPGLRIGYSADLGFADVQDEVSAATKEAVLVLGEVLGASVSWVEPLFDDPIDAFHILWFSGCAKVLAGYGDRVGRETIDPGLLEVSDQGAELSASDYLDALAVRGDLRRRMAEYFLGHDLLVTPTMPRTAFEAGREVPDGSGLKRWTQWTPFTYPFNMTGNPAITVPCGTDSAGLPIGLQIIGRHGADELLVAVAAQFQKAVGLPGPATPAPSAAAA, from the coding sequence ATGACTATCGAGTACGCACAGGTGCGAGATCTCTCCATCCACCGGATCCGCGAGGGATACGAGACCGGCCAGTTCACCCCTGAGGAGATCGCCGCGGCCCACCTGGACCAGATCGGCAGCGGCGATCCCTGCAACGCCTTCTGCCTCGTCGACCCCGACGAGACGATGAGGATGGCCGCGCAGAGCACCGCCCGCTGGCAGGCGGGCAAGCCGCTCGGCAACCTGGACGGCGTCCCTGTCACCCTCAAGGACGCCCTGCTCACCAAGGGCTGGCCGATGCTCAAGGGCTCCTGGCTCAACGACGCCGACGGCCCGTGGACCGAGGACGCCCCCTCGGTGGCCCGGCTGCGCGAGGCCGGAGCGGTGTTCCTCGGCAAGACCACCACCCCCGAGTTCGCCTGGAAGGGAGTCACCGACTCCGACCGCACCGGCATCACCCGTAACCCGTGGAACCTGGAGCGGGCCTCCGGCGGCTCCTCGGGCGGGGCGGCCGCCTCGGCCGCTCAGGGCATCGGCGCGGTCGCGATGGGGTCGGACGGCGGCGGATCGATCCGCATCCCGGCCTCCTTCTGCGGCGTGGTCGGCCTCAAGGCCACCTTCGCCCGTGTGTCCGCCTACCCGGCCAGCCCCTTCGGGCAGCTCAGCCACGTCGGCCCGCTGGCCCGCCGCGCGGCTGACATCGCCGAGGTGATGGACGTCATCACCGGCTATGACCCCCGCGACCCCGACGCCGCCTGGGACGCCCGCTCCGACTTCCGGGCCGGCCTGGAGCACATCCTTCCCGGACTGCGGATCGGCTACAGCGCGGACCTGGGCTTCGCCGACGTCCAGGACGAGGTGTCGGCGGCCACGAAGGAGGCCGTGCTCGTCCTCGGGGAGGTGCTGGGCGCCTCGGTGAGCTGGGTGGAGCCGCTCTTCGACGACCCGATCGACGCCTTCCACATCCTGTGGTTCTCCGGATGCGCCAAGGTGCTGGCCGGCTACGGGGACCGGGTGGGCCGCGAGACGATCGACCCCGGCCTGCTGGAGGTCTCTGACCAGGGGGCCGAGCTGTCGGCGTCGGACTATCTGGACGCCCTGGCCGTACGCGGCGACCTGCGACGCCGGATGGCCGAGTACTTCCTCGGCCACGACCTTCTCGTCACCCCCACCATGCCGCGCACCGCCTTCGAGGCCGGCCGGGAGGTGCCCGACGGATCCGGTCTGAAGCGCTGGACGCAGTGGACCCCCTTCACCTACCCCTTCAACATGACCGGCAACCCGGCGATCACGGTGCCCTGCGGTACCGATTCCGCCGGCCTTCCGATCGGCCTGCAGATCATCGGACGCCACGGCGCCGACGAACTCCTGGTGGCGGTGGCCGCACAGTTCCAGAAGGCCGTCGGGCTGCCCGGTCCGGCGACTCCGGCACCGTCGGCGGCCGCCGCCTGA
- a CDS encoding DUF3830 family protein produces the protein MPRYITITLEKRRVTAKALLLDDEAPRTCQAIWDSLPIAGPAFHGKYARNEIYAFVEPLVTEPGPENTTITPFTGDLCY, from the coding sequence ATGCCCCGCTACATCACGATCACACTCGAGAAGCGCCGGGTGACCGCCAAGGCGCTGCTGCTCGACGACGAGGCGCCCCGCACCTGCCAGGCGATCTGGGACTCCCTGCCCATCGCCGGGCCCGCCTTCCACGGCAAGTACGCCCGCAACGAGATCTACGCCTTCGTCGAGCCGCTGGTCACCGAACCGGGCCCCGAGAACACCACCATCACCCCCTTCACCGGGGACCTGTGTTACTAA
- a CDS encoding IS630 family transposase — translation MREDDGRKLDHKTLEALRVRAVGQVEKGARVEDVAAALGLNRSSVFKWVAAYHAGGKKALRARPVPGRPPKLSGVQTEEIYQIVAGTNPDQHQLDFGLWTRDLVRQIIATRFGVELSLPSVGRLLHKLGMSPQRPLHRAWQSDPQAVAEWREQVYPPIAAEAKKKGAVIFFGDEASVRSDYHSGTTWGVIGRTPVVKTTGARFSVNMISAVSAQGKLRFSIVDGTMNATRFLDFCRRLLRDEGRPVVLIVDGHAAHKAKKVRKWVDSTEGRFTLVHLPAYSPFLNPDEWVWKNVKADRVGRHAITGPDQFKALAVAGLRRLQRLPQIVRGFFADPDLAYINAAA, via the coding sequence ATGCGCGAGGATGACGGGCGGAAGCTGGACCACAAGACCCTGGAGGCTCTGCGGGTGAGGGCTGTGGGCCAGGTCGAGAAGGGGGCCCGGGTCGAGGACGTCGCGGCGGCTCTGGGGCTGAACCGTTCGAGTGTGTTCAAGTGGGTGGCGGCATACCATGCGGGCGGGAAGAAGGCCCTGAGGGCACGTCCGGTGCCGGGCCGGCCTCCGAAACTGTCGGGTGTCCAGACCGAGGAGATCTACCAGATCGTCGCGGGGACGAACCCGGACCAGCATCAACTGGACTTCGGGTTGTGGACCCGTGACCTGGTCCGCCAGATCATCGCCACACGGTTCGGTGTTGAACTGTCGCTTCCGTCGGTGGGCCGCCTGCTCCACAAGCTGGGCATGTCCCCGCAACGGCCCCTGCACCGGGCCTGGCAGTCCGACCCGCAGGCGGTGGCCGAATGGCGCGAGCAGGTGTATCCGCCGATCGCCGCCGAGGCGAAGAAGAAGGGGGCGGTCATCTTCTTCGGTGACGAGGCCTCGGTCCGCTCCGACTACCACTCCGGCACCACCTGGGGGGTGATCGGACGCACCCCGGTCGTCAAGACCACCGGGGCCCGGTTCAGTGTGAATATGATCTCGGCGGTCTCGGCCCAGGGCAAGCTGCGGTTCTCCATCGTGGACGGCACCATGAATGCCACCCGGTTCCTGGACTTCTGCCGTCGGCTGCTGCGCGACGAGGGCAGACCGGTGGTGCTGATCGTCGACGGACATGCCGCCCACAAGGCCAAGAAGGTCCGCAAGTGGGTGGACTCGACCGAGGGCCGGTTCACCCTGGTGCACCTGCCGGCCTACTCCCCGTTCCTCAACCCCGACGAATGGGTATGGAAAAACGTCAAGGCCGACCGGGTCGGCCGCCATGCCATCACCGGGCCCGACCAGTTCAAGGCCCTGGCGGTCGCCGGCCTGCGACGTCTCCAGCGCCTGCCACAGATCGTGAGGGGCTTCTTCGCCGACCCGGACCTCGCCTACATCAATGCCGCGGCCTGA
- a CDS encoding class I SAM-dependent methyltransferase produces MESADFYTGIVAQVYGALRSTTFSAARYRAFIDSHGQPALELGCGDDGPFYELASDLDIDGVDSSADMVRVGRERLRAAGSSARIHQQRMEELDLPRAYASIYLAGPTFNLLVDDATALEALRRIARHLLPGGAALIPLWMPPPTPTEEFGVTRIGRVGSAEARYTVVGEDYDGSSRTRTTHTRYELVSGTDHVVEHRDWIIHWFTPDGFRLLAQDAGLSVEPSAVEDDEFTAVVTVREPIDARRGSV; encoded by the coding sequence ATGGAGTCGGCAGATTTCTACACGGGCATCGTCGCCCAGGTGTACGGAGCGCTGAGGAGCACCACGTTCTCGGCGGCGAGATATCGCGCCTTCATCGACTCTCATGGGCAGCCGGCCCTTGAGCTGGGGTGCGGCGATGACGGACCGTTCTACGAGTTGGCGTCTGACCTGGACATCGACGGCGTCGACTCATCGGCGGACATGGTCCGGGTCGGTCGCGAACGGCTGCGGGCCGCCGGGTCGTCGGCCCGCATCCACCAGCAGCGGATGGAGGAGCTGGACCTGCCGCGGGCCTACGCGAGCATCTATCTGGCTGGGCCGACTTTCAACCTGCTGGTCGATGACGCCACCGCGCTGGAGGCCCTGCGGCGGATCGCCCGGCACCTGCTGCCCGGCGGGGCCGCACTGATTCCGCTGTGGATGCCGCCTCCGACGCCCACCGAGGAGTTCGGGGTGACCCGCATCGGGCGCGTGGGCTCCGCCGAGGCGCGGTACACCGTCGTGGGCGAGGACTACGACGGGTCCTCGCGGACCCGGACGACCCACACCCGCTACGAGCTGGTCAGCGGCACCGACCACGTCGTCGAGCACCGCGACTGGATCATCCACTGGTTCACCCCCGACGGTTTCCGCCTCCTGGCCCAGGATGCCGGCCTGTCGGTCGAGCCGAGCGCCGTGGAGGACGACGAGTTCACCGCCGTTGTGACGGTCCGGGAGCCCATTGACGCCCGTCGCGGCTCCGTGTGA
- a CDS encoding type IV toxin-antitoxin system AbiEi family antitoxin, protein MAAEVDLLRAVEAAPMRTVRYQDIASSGTNVWRVLDGLVADGALARLAQGVYTAPPPGRDGRQWTPGLETAGLAIATARHGVRQAILMGVGAARFLGAFPRAIGNTVIAVPAAGRHPVSVRAGTIHFAARDLDRMDAALETTELGHGLVTTPAQTLFDLLMRPAQGGEPEVAREAADNLLAQVDPGEFDGLMSSASRLNQSVRRAARVLAGAR, encoded by the coding sequence ATGGCGGCTGAGGTGGATCTGCTGCGGGCCGTGGAAGCGGCGCCGATGCGAACTGTCAGGTACCAGGACATCGCTTCGTCAGGCACAAATGTGTGGCGCGTCCTTGACGGCCTGGTCGCCGATGGAGCGTTGGCGCGTCTTGCCCAGGGGGTGTACACAGCGCCTCCGCCCGGGCGGGACGGGCGTCAATGGACTCCCGGGTTGGAGACGGCGGGTCTGGCGATCGCCACGGCCCGGCACGGTGTTCGGCAGGCGATCCTGATGGGCGTGGGTGCCGCACGATTCCTGGGTGCGTTTCCACGCGCTATCGGAAACACGGTCATCGCCGTTCCGGCGGCCGGCCGCCACCCTGTCAGCGTTCGGGCAGGGACAATTCACTTCGCCGCTCGAGACCTCGATCGGATGGATGCGGCACTTGAGACGACGGAACTGGGGCACGGGTTGGTGACGACTCCCGCGCAGACGCTGTTCGACCTTCTGATGCGTCCGGCTCAGGGCGGCGAACCCGAGGTGGCCCGCGAAGCGGCCGACAACCTGCTGGCTCAGGTGGATCCCGGGGAGTTCGACGGCCTGATGTCCTCTGCGTCTCGACTGAACCAATCGGTGCGCCGTGCTGCGCGGGTCCTGGCCGGTGCACGATGA
- a CDS encoding nucleotidyl transferase AbiEii/AbiGii toxin family protein: MTVPTPGVLAKEDLLRVEDEFGVGEEQVRRDHLISHVLSAVSTLGVDDVMFLGGTALSRTWLPGLRLSEDIDLIALGRRPDVADLIEAAVARALRRGFGEVSFSPHMRSARHPQPSVMAVAGLKVQVQLLAATGYPAWPSTVSQIVQRYRDAPSAQLRVLTRPAAAAAKLAAWHDRHAARDLYDMWAMIGQGMITGTENRGVAQGRCAHITCSRARIEAFCPYPRPPASKMRASARYAGQSARGEGLRRGTV, translated from the coding sequence ATGACAGTCCCGACACCAGGAGTCCTCGCCAAGGAGGACCTCCTACGGGTAGAGGACGAGTTCGGCGTCGGCGAGGAACAGGTGCGCCGTGACCATCTCATCTCTCACGTGCTGTCCGCGGTGTCGACTCTTGGTGTTGACGATGTGATGTTCTTGGGCGGCACTGCGCTCTCGCGCACGTGGTTGCCCGGGCTTCGTCTGTCCGAGGACATTGATCTCATCGCGCTGGGACGTCGGCCCGACGTCGCCGATCTCATCGAGGCGGCGGTCGCCCGCGCGCTGAGGCGAGGGTTCGGGGAGGTCTCGTTCAGTCCTCACATGCGGTCGGCCAGGCATCCGCAGCCCTCGGTGATGGCGGTGGCCGGTCTCAAAGTGCAGGTTCAGTTGCTGGCGGCGACCGGATATCCGGCATGGCCGTCGACGGTGAGTCAGATCGTCCAACGCTACCGAGATGCACCGTCGGCGCAGCTGCGCGTGTTGACCAGGCCGGCGGCGGCTGCGGCAAAACTCGCTGCCTGGCACGATCGGCACGCCGCCCGCGACCTCTATGACATGTGGGCGATGATCGGTCAAGGCATGATCACCGGAACCGAGAACAGAGGTGTGGCGCAGGGGAGGTGTGCGCATATCACTTGCTCGAGGGCCCGGATCGAGGCGTTCTGTCCGTATCCGAGGCCTCCAGCTAGCAAAATGCGCGCATCCGCCAGGTATGCCGGTCAGTCGGCGAGGGGAGAGGGGCTGCGCCGCGGCACCGTGTAG
- a CDS encoding NAD-dependent succinate-semialdehyde dehydrogenase — protein sequence MHRHSPSEPLADLPPTGLLIDGVRRPSSTGKTFPVENPATNEVLTQAADGDATDARAAIEAAGAAQADWATTSPRYRSEILRRSYDLVIERKESLARLMTAEMGKPLADARGEVDYGAEFLRWFSEEAVRIGGDMTTTPDGANRILVSRVPVGPVVIVTPWNFPLAMGTRKIGPAIAAGCTMVFKPAEQTPLTSLALASILEEAGLPKGVLNVVTTSSASEVVTPWMSSGIARKVSFTGSTAVGRILLEQSAAHVMRTSLELGGNAAFVVCRDADLDLAVQGAMDAKMRNMGEACTAANRILVDRRIAEPFAEKLAERMAAMTVGNGMEPGVEVGPLIDEAGREKVSRLVDDAVGRGATVVTGGAAASGPGYFYPPTVLAEVSPDSELWSTEIFGPVAAITPFDSEEEAVELANATSAGLVGYVYSQDIDRALTISEAIDTGMVGVNSGLVSNPAAPFGGVKESGLGREGSTVGIDEFLEYKYYTVPRRSPSPLAD from the coding sequence ATGCACCGCCACTCCCCCTCCGAACCGCTCGCCGATCTGCCTCCGACCGGACTGCTCATCGACGGCGTCCGGCGGCCGTCGAGCACCGGGAAGACCTTCCCGGTCGAGAATCCCGCCACCAACGAGGTCCTCACCCAGGCCGCCGACGGAGACGCAACTGACGCCCGGGCCGCCATCGAGGCGGCCGGAGCCGCCCAGGCCGACTGGGCTACGACGTCACCCAGGTATCGAAGCGAGATCCTGCGCCGGTCCTACGACCTGGTGATCGAGCGCAAGGAGTCGCTGGCCCGGCTGATGACCGCCGAGATGGGCAAGCCCCTGGCCGATGCCCGCGGCGAGGTGGACTACGGAGCCGAGTTCCTGCGCTGGTTCAGCGAGGAGGCGGTGCGCATCGGCGGGGACATGACGACCACCCCCGACGGGGCCAACCGGATCCTGGTCTCCCGGGTGCCGGTGGGGCCGGTGGTGATCGTCACCCCGTGGAACTTCCCGCTGGCGATGGGCACCCGCAAGATCGGCCCGGCGATCGCGGCCGGCTGCACGATGGTCTTCAAGCCCGCGGAGCAGACGCCGTTGACCTCCCTGGCTCTGGCGTCGATCCTCGAGGAGGCCGGGCTGCCGAAGGGCGTGCTCAATGTGGTGACGACGTCATCGGCCTCCGAGGTGGTGACGCCGTGGATGAGCAGCGGCATCGCCAGGAAGGTGAGCTTCACCGGGTCCACGGCGGTGGGCCGGATCCTGCTCGAGCAGTCGGCCGCCCATGTGATGCGCACCTCCCTGGAGCTCGGCGGCAATGCAGCCTTCGTGGTGTGCCGCGACGCCGACCTGGACCTGGCCGTGCAGGGCGCGATGGACGCCAAGATGCGCAATATGGGCGAGGCCTGCACCGCGGCCAACCGGATCCTGGTCGACCGCCGGATCGCCGAGCCCTTCGCCGAGAAGCTGGCGGAGCGGATGGCCGCGATGACGGTGGGCAACGGCATGGAGCCCGGCGTCGAGGTGGGCCCGCTCATCGACGAGGCCGGGCGTGAGAAGGTCTCCCGGCTGGTCGACGACGCCGTCGGGCGCGGCGCCACAGTGGTCACCGGGGGCGCCGCGGCGTCCGGCCCCGGCTACTTCTACCCGCCCACCGTGCTGGCCGAGGTCAGCCCCGACTCCGAACTGTGGTCCACCGAGATCTTCGGCCCGGTGGCGGCGATCACCCCCTTCGACTCCGAGGAGGAGGCCGTCGAACTGGCCAACGCCACCTCGGCGGGGCTGGTGGGATACGTCTATTCCCAGGACATCGACCGGGCGCTGACGATCAGCGAGGCGATCGACACCGGGATGGTCGGGGTGAACTCCGGCCTGGTCTCGAACCCGGCCGCCCCCTTCGGCGGCGTCAAGGAGTCGGGTCTCGGACGGGAGGGATCGACCGTCGGGATCGACGAGTTCCTGGAGTACAAGTACTACACGGTGCCGCGGCGCAGCCCCTCTCCCCTCGCCGACTGA
- a CDS encoding aspartate aminotransferase family protein — translation MASLSPVLTQSSSVLVDHAQGSWIYDASGEAYLDFSTGIGVTSTGHCHPRVVAAAREQVGKVIHAQATTVRHQPMFDFIGELSKVLPESLDSLFFSNSGSEAVESAIRLARMATGRPNIIAFQGGFHGRTMAAASVTSAGLHVRSGFGPLMGGVHFAPYPNAFRYGWSVDQTVEFCLDQLDFIFHTQTMPKETAAFLIEPVQGDGGYVRTPPAFLKGLRELADEHGIMLIFDEVQAGAGKTGRFWSHQLADGVTPDIMTMAKGIASGFPISAIAAPTAIMETAWPGSQGGTYGGNAVCAAAGAETLRVIADEHLVDNAGTRGEALGRLLAPLEDRFAEVGQARGVGVMRALEFVTPDGRPAPETAKAVLKAAEREHLLVLTCGPYGNVVRAVPALNVSAEEIELGAERLTAAVESVLGAPSATSAPEVVAVPA, via the coding sequence ATGGCCAGCCTCAGCCCCGTTCTCACACAGTCCTCATCGGTTCTCGTCGATCACGCGCAGGGATCCTGGATCTACGACGCCTCCGGAGAGGCCTATCTGGACTTCTCCACCGGCATCGGTGTGACGAGCACCGGCCACTGCCACCCCCGAGTGGTCGCCGCCGCACGGGAACAGGTCGGCAAGGTGATCCACGCCCAGGCCACCACGGTGCGCCACCAGCCCATGTTCGACTTCATCGGCGAGCTGTCGAAGGTGCTCCCCGAGTCCCTGGACTCCCTGTTCTTCTCCAACTCCGGCTCCGAGGCCGTCGAGTCCGCGATCCGGCTGGCCCGGATGGCGACCGGACGTCCCAACATCATCGCCTTCCAGGGCGGCTTCCACGGCCGGACGATGGCCGCGGCGTCGGTCACCTCGGCGGGCCTCCACGTCCGCTCCGGCTTCGGGCCGCTGATGGGCGGGGTGCACTTCGCCCCCTACCCGAACGCCTTCCGCTACGGATGGAGCGTCGACCAGACCGTCGAGTTCTGCCTGGACCAGCTCGACTTCATCTTCCACACCCAGACCATGCCGAAGGAAACCGCGGCCTTCCTCATCGAGCCGGTCCAGGGAGACGGCGGCTACGTCCGGACTCCGCCGGCCTTCCTCAAGGGCCTGCGGGAACTGGCCGACGAGCACGGGATCATGCTCATCTTCGATGAGGTGCAGGCCGGGGCCGGCAAGACCGGGAGGTTCTGGTCCCACCAGCTGGCCGACGGCGTCACCCCCGACATCATGACGATGGCCAAGGGCATCGCCAGCGGCTTCCCGATCTCGGCCATCGCCGCGCCGACGGCGATCATGGAGACCGCGTGGCCCGGTTCCCAGGGCGGCACCTACGGCGGTAACGCGGTGTGCGCCGCCGCCGGGGCCGAGACCCTGCGGGTCATCGCCGATGAACACCTGGTCGACAACGCCGGCACCCGGGGCGAGGCCCTCGGACGCCTCCTGGCCCCGCTGGAGGACCGCTTCGCCGAGGTGGGGCAGGCCCGCGGGGTCGGCGTCATGAGGGCCCTGGAGTTCGTCACCCCCGACGGCCGCCCGGCTCCCGAGACCGCGAAAGCGGTCCTCAAGGCGGCCGAGAGGGAGCACCTCCTGGTGCTCACCTGCGGCCCCTACGGCAACGTCGTCCGCGCTGTGCCGGCCCTCAACGTCAGCGCCGAGGAGATCGAGCTGGGGGCCGAGCGGCTCACCGCCGCCGTCGAGTCCGTGCTCGGTGCGCCGAGCGCGACGTCGGCCCCCGAGGTGGTGGCCGTCCCGGCCTGA
- a CDS encoding GntR family transcriptional regulator, producing MKEADLSGLKVQVKPTSALVHDRLRELVLSGSFGPGEQLNEARLASAFGVSRGPVREALQRLISDGLLVSIRNRGVFVAQLGADDIRDIYFMRRVLESEAFLQLQEHHEAVLVDQLRGIMYRMERSIRRSDWHQVGIDDMDFHRTVIDAVGSPRMTEVFGTLLAQSTICVMNLRTAYPEPQGLVDEHDRLVTQMQGDDPQALLQEVAWHMSSATDRLTELLEHGEDEVLLKA from the coding sequence ATGAAGGAAGCAGACCTGAGCGGCCTGAAGGTGCAGGTGAAGCCGACCTCGGCGCTGGTGCACGACCGCCTGCGCGAGCTGGTGCTCTCGGGATCCTTCGGGCCCGGCGAACAGCTCAACGAGGCGCGCCTGGCGTCGGCCTTCGGGGTGAGTCGCGGGCCGGTGCGCGAGGCTCTCCAGCGTCTCATCTCCGACGGCCTGCTGGTCTCGATCCGCAATCGCGGCGTCTTCGTCGCCCAGCTGGGGGCCGACGACATCCGCGACATCTACTTCATGCGGCGGGTCCTGGAGTCCGAGGCCTTCCTCCAGCTCCAGGAGCACCACGAGGCGGTTCTGGTGGATCAGCTGCGCGGGATCATGTACCGGATGGAGCGCAGCATCCGGCGTTCCGACTGGCATCAGGTCGGCATCGACGACATGGACTTCCACAGGACCGTCATCGACGCCGTCGGGAGCCCACGGATGACCGAGGTGTTCGGCACCCTGCTGGCGCAGTCGACGATCTGCGTGATGAACCTGCGCACCGCTTACCCCGAGCCGCAGGGCCTGGTGGACGAGCACGACAGGCTCGTCACGCAGATGCAGGGGGACGATCCGCAGGCCCTCCTGCAGGAGGTGGCCTGGCACATGTCCTCGGCGACCGACCGGCTCACCGAGTTGCTGGAGCACGGCGAGGACGAGGTGCTCCTGAAGGCCTGA
- a CDS encoding M24 family metallopeptidase has product MADGGNSTRTATDAVGETDAVGIAPQEYRDRIEKVRGRMVETGLDALLVTDPCNLYYLIGYNAWSFYMPQCLYITADGELEFLAREMDALGAGDTSWLPDEHVHPYPEALVHRPDSHPYEWIAARLRELGITDLPGPTIGMELDEDFLTPRGYLALASALPECTLVDSHELVNWVRAVKSPAELELMRTAGTVTEHVVTTAIDALASGRRQCDVVAEIQAAQAAGTPQIGGDYPAIVPLMATGKSAGTPHLTWSDKPLVHGETVVLELCGVHRRYHVPCARTVSLGTPGRDLARMADVVGEGIEAALGAVRPGVTAESVEAAWRTVLDRHGLAKASRIGYSIGIGYPPDWGEHTISLRPGDQTVLAEGMTFHLIVGMWMDGWGYDLSEAIGVTADGVERFTHLPQILTVKEA; this is encoded by the coding sequence ATGGCAGACGGCGGGAACAGCACCAGGACCGCGACGGACGCCGTGGGCGAGACGGACGCCGTGGGCATTGCGCCGCAGGAGTACCGCGACAGGATCGAGAAGGTCCGCGGCCGGATGGTCGAGACAGGCCTGGACGCCCTGCTGGTCACCGATCCCTGCAACCTCTACTACCTCATCGGCTACAACGCATGGTCCTTCTACATGCCGCAGTGCCTCTACATCACCGCCGACGGGGAGCTCGAGTTCCTGGCCCGCGAGATGGACGCGCTGGGTGCCGGGGACACCTCGTGGCTGCCCGACGAGCACGTCCACCCGTATCCCGAGGCCCTCGTCCACCGTCCCGACTCCCACCCCTACGAGTGGATCGCCGCCCGGCTGCGGGAACTCGGCATCACCGACCTGCCCGGACCGACGATCGGCATGGAGCTCGACGAGGACTTCCTCACCCCGCGCGGCTACCTCGCGCTGGCGTCCGCCCTGCCGGAGTGCACGCTGGTCGACAGCCACGAGCTGGTCAACTGGGTGCGGGCCGTCAAGTCCCCGGCCGAGCTCGAACTCATGCGCACCGCCGGCACCGTCACCGAGCACGTCGTCACCACCGCCATCGACGCCCTGGCCTCCGGACGCCGCCAGTGCGACGTCGTCGCCGAGATCCAGGCCGCGCAGGCCGCCGGCACACCCCAGATCGGCGGCGACTACCCGGCCATCGTCCCGCTGATGGCCACCGGGAAGTCCGCCGGGACGCCGCACCTCACCTGGAGCGACAAGCCGCTCGTGCACGGCGAGACCGTCGTTCTCGAACTGTGCGGGGTGCACAGGCGCTACCACGTCCCCTGCGCCCGCACCGTCAGCCTCGGCACCCCGGGCCGGGATCTGGCAAGGATGGCCGACGTCGTCGGCGAGGGCATCGAGGCCGCCCTGGGGGCCGTGCGCCCCGGCGTCACCGCCGAGTCCGTCGAGGCCGCCTGGCGAACGGTGCTCGACCGCCACGGCCTGGCCAAGGCATCGCGGATCGGCTACTCGATCGGCATCGGATACCCGCCCGACTGGGGAGAGCACACCATCAGCCTGCGCCCCGGCGACCAGACCGTCCTGGCCGAGGGGATGACCTTCCACCTCATCGTCGGGATGTGGATGGACGGCTGGGGATACGACCTGTCGGAGGCCATCGGCGTGACGGCCGACGGCGTCGAGAGATTCACCCACCTTCCCCAGATCCTCACCGTCAAGGAGGCCTGA